Genomic segment of Apium graveolens cultivar Ventura chromosome 7, ASM990537v1, whole genome shotgun sequence:
ACTCCTACAGCCAATTCCAATGATCCCATCACACAATACGACTTAATAAGCGTATTATACGATACTCTATCAGGCTTAACACCCAATTTCTCCGGCAAATCACGAAACAAAGCCTCCAATTTATCAAATTTTTTACAATTAATACAAACAGAAAGAATGGCATTAAACGAAAGAACAGTACGCTCACATTTTAGTTCAGGCATTTCATCAAACAGTTTAAGTGCATGATCAAACATCCCAGCTTTACCATACAACGAAACAATCCGAACCGCAAACCGCTCATTGGTAATGTCCTCAAACTGTTTCTGATGCTCAAGAATATCTTGAATCAGCGGGAATTGTTTCGCAGCAGCAAGGCGGAAGACAGTGGACTCATAGTAAGGTATTCGAAAGCGAAAGCTCGGGTTTTTGGATGATTTCTTGAAATTCTTGGCTAAGAGCCTGAGTTTAGCTATTTCTGAGATTCGCTTGGTGGGTTTGTTGGGCTTTGGGGTTGTAGCTATGGCTTGCTTAGTGGCGGAGGTGACTGTCTCTGATACGGTGGGCGCGGCGGTGGAGAAGAATTTGCGGAGAGGGCCACTGAAAGAAGACATTTTTGCTTGTAAAATGAGATGGTGTTTTATGAAATGGGGGTTTAGGTATTTAAGAGAGTGCAAGGGTTTTAGGTTTTAATTGAGTCATGGGTGAAATTTAGATCCCAAATTTTCTATGTAAAgtgaaatttaataataatacttTAATACAATAATATTACTGTTAGAAAtgagaaaaatattattatagGATAGATTATTTTTTAGGGCTCATTtgttaaatataaataatatattctGAACTATTAAAATTTCTGAATGAATAGCTAATCTGAACTGAATCAGTAATGTCCGTTTGATATATTGTATTAAATTTCCAGAATGAAAAAAATTCCATCTTTTTGATATTAAACTTTTTCATTTGTTTTTGTAGTATTTCaccaaaattaatttaattaataatccaatataaattattataatatCTTATAATAAAACAAACATTCCATATTTAGTAATTTAAAGTATATATACATTACACTgtgataataaaataatattatgacaaaaaatatatgaatatttttattaaaattacaCATGAGAAGTTATTGCAAGacaatatatttaattttaaattagtAAAATTACTATCAATAAAAATAGTATAATAAAGTGATGGCATGCCACTGTAACCTTTTCAACAAAAAGGTGAAGGCATCATGTGGGGCGATGAAAGCCTGAGGCATGGTTCTGGTGGAATTTTTAGGACGAGTTCAGAACTCGTCCAGATGAAAATGGATCGTTCAAAAGAACATAAGTTTTATCAATCAGTCTGAATAACCAAACTATTACTCATCCAGTTCGGGGAAATCATTCACCCATTAACAAATGGCCCTTAGTAGAGCTTGATGTATATATTtcgaattttaaaaattaattaattttttttatatatctCAAATACATGAATTTAAaagatatattatatattttttaaataaattatgtaACATAATATTAAATGTatgaatttgaaataaattaaTAAGATGATCATGTATGTTGATGAGTGATTATGGGAAAGATGTGTTTTGTGGGAATCGAACTTAAGATATTCAATTCACTTATACAACCACATACCACTACACCATAATATAACATGTGCttttttatcatatatataatatgtaagtgtgctaaatgaatattttatttaactttaaagatagttacttgaattccgcaaaaaaaaatAGTTACTTTAATATTTGTAcggttaattttaaagaattaaattctggatacaaaattagacatagtacataaatgaatttttatcttatttattaatctttttttagtttgaaaatgtaactcatatatttttaacatattttatcATTATAAAAAGTAATTTAAATTTACATATATAActtttaaagaaaatattaaaaatagaatcgcttatatataaataatctataatggtattacatatttagatgagttcgaattataatgagtcaaaacattttattttattccaatttgAAATTAGAATTTGGCTCATTCTTCAAAAAGTACTggaaatttgactacatgacccggccgaaaaacatcgtcatATTCTAcgtttaataaatttaaattacaagttcggcgATAAGATCCTACTAATGatgtgattttttttaatatcttatgtttgAGGTGTTTATaaaatcaagtcaattgattatttatattaaaattactaacttcaccgGTAGCGctttattatttttgggacttgtcccgattttaaaaatattcgaaatttgatatgaaatgagattttttaaaactacgatgatatattaaatcgatttattttttatttttcactttacaaaaactagctttttaaaaagaattcttcgagataaataatattcattgatcaagataatattgtacaaatattttaaattatctttatattttgaattattcaaataaaagttatatctatactatattgtaacatttgattcaatatattttataatatttaaagaaaaaatatatattgttcaattATCTGAATGAATTgaccagttcaactgatatttataaaactttatcaaattgaaaaatatttttaattttaggagaatagtatacaatattatcaaattattatatgaagaaatattagagtagTAAAGAAAGGAACTTAAAACcagtttaaataacgatataattataatttttccttcgaatccttgaaaaaaaatcatgaatatcaataataaatctttataatatataatttatttttatgttacaaccatgattgatacccaGTTGCGTAAAAACTATATATAAATTGTTTGTCAGTGGTAATATGAATACCATatattttggggttattacagtctcccctccttaaaaggattccatcccggaatcaaatagaaaacaattgggggtacttttctagcattgcgctctctagttcccaggttgattcttccacattatgattctgccatagcactctgactagcttgatcactttgttccgaagcacctgctccttcttatccataatctttactgttttctccacgtaagtcagatctggttgcatatccacatgctcgtactccactatgtgtctggcatcccgatgatacttccttagcattgacacatggaacacattatgaacttgttgtaggttcgggggtaaggctagttcgtaagccaacttcctaatccgtcttagtatctcaaaaggtctaatgtatcttgggcttagttttcctttctttccgaatctcattaaccccttccaaggggatacttttagtagtactaagtcccctacttcatactccttgtcctttcgggctaggtctgcatatttcttctgtctgtcttgggctgctacaagccgccctctgataagatccactatgtctttggtcctttggaccacttcgggtccgagcatcttccgctcccctacttcatcccagaaTAAGGGAGActgacaccttcttccgtacagggcctcataaggcggcattccgatgctagcatgaaagctattgttataagaaaactcgatcaacgacaagtgatcatcccaacttcctttaaagtctattgcacagactctcaacatatcctctagtgtctggatggtcctttcactctgcccatccgtctggggatggtacgcggtactcatatttaacttggtccccgcacattcttgaaagctcttccaaaa
This window contains:
- the LOC141670437 gene encoding uncharacterized protein LOC141670437; amino-acid sequence: MSSFSGPLRKFFSTAAPTVSETVTSATKQAIATTPKPNKPTKRISEIAKLRLLAKNFKKSSKNPSFRFRIPYYESTVFRLAAAKQFPLIQDILEHQKQFEDITNERFAVRIVSLYGKAGMFDHALKLFDEMPELKCERTVLSFNAILSVCINCKKFDKLEALFRDLPEKLGVKPDRVSYNTLIKSYCVMGSLELAVGVVNLMESNGFEPDLITFNTLFDALYRNKKMDVAEKMWVLMESKNVAANVRSYNPKLRALVVDGRISEAVDLIEEMRTKGVMPDIFSFNALIQGFCTEKNFEEAKRWFEELEKCEVAPDRVTYEIMLPFVCDMANFDYAFQLCKDVLNSRHRVSVSVIQRVVDGLAKDLKTDEAKVLVDLANANNYFHYKLKLAADG